In Deltaproteobacteria bacterium, the following are encoded in one genomic region:
- a CDS encoding ATP-binding protein produces the protein MNKLRYINLFFFYFIAVILTIITFKTIHIAVDDAALQIIITLIASILFAALLSYLYFSAIKNRLEKIALFGESIKSGNFDRYMAPVYDDAVGSVEKSLGAMAGEIRKTLKKLEDDVGQRESVLSSMGEAVVVIDRSGTITLSNKKGRDLFGGVLAGKKISLLSRDPMLLSLIEEGKKKWTTVTGEISISEPKNMILLLTISPLIRNMKTHGSVIIFRDITMLNKLENMRKDFVLNVSHELKTPLTSIRGFAETLIDGGIDDKDNARPFLEIIKNNSERLSRLVEDLLTISNIEMGKMKLNKSKVNVMNAIESAKTILEPKAKAKKLHIKVSSDESFTVLADKDRLEQILINLIDNGIKFTDTGGLKITASEKEGMIVFSVADTGSGIPQKDVSRLGERFYRVDSARSRDLGGTGLGLAIVKHLVTSMGGTHKIESKQGKGTTVTFTLPKG, from the coding sequence TTGAATAAACTTCGTTATATAAATCTTTTCTTTTTTTATTTCATTGCAGTAATCCTGACCATCATTACTTTTAAGACTATCCATATTGCTGTTGACGATGCAGCGCTTCAAATCATTATTACTCTCATAGCCTCAATCCTCTTTGCTGCATTACTTTCCTACCTTTATTTTTCCGCTATTAAGAATCGACTTGAAAAAATCGCACTCTTTGGAGAGAGCATAAAAAGCGGAAATTTCGATAGATATATGGCGCCTGTATATGATGATGCCGTAGGTTCTGTTGAGAAGTCTTTGGGAGCCATGGCGGGGGAGATTAGAAAAACACTGAAAAAACTTGAAGATGACGTGGGACAGCGAGAATCCGTACTTAGCAGCATGGGAGAAGCTGTTGTCGTTATAGACCGGTCCGGTACGATTACTCTCTCCAATAAGAAAGGGAGAGATCTCTTTGGTGGCGTTCTTGCCGGAAAAAAAATCTCTCTTTTATCGAGAGATCCCATGTTGCTTAGCCTCATTGAAGAGGGAAAGAAAAAATGGACAACCGTTACCGGCGAAATATCGATTTCTGAACCAAAAAATATGATACTGCTTCTTACCATCTCCCCCTTGATAAGGAATATGAAAACACATGGATCGGTCATTATATTTCGCGATATTACCATGCTGAATAAGCTGGAAAATATGAGGAAAGACTTTGTCCTTAATGTATCACATGAACTTAAGACGCCTCTCACTTCTATCAGGGGGTTTGCCGAAACGCTTATTGATGGAGGAATTGATGACAAGGATAATGCCCGACCTTTTCTGGAGATTATCAAGAATAATTCCGAGCGTTTGTCGAGACTGGTGGAAGATCTGCTTACTATTTCCAATATCGAAATGGGGAAGATGAAGCTTAATAAAAGTAAGGTCAACGTAATGAATGCCATTGAGTCGGCAAAAACAATTCTGGAGCCTAAGGCCAAGGCTAAAAAACTGCATATTAAAGTTAGTTCAGATGAATCTTTTACCGTATTGGCAGATAAAGACCGTTTGGAGCAGATACTGATCAACCTTATAGATAACGGTATAAAATTTACCGATACCGGTGGTCTAAAGATTACAGCCTCTGAAAAGGAAGGAATGATAGTATTTTCTGTTGCTGACACCGGTTCGGGAATTCCGCAAAAAGATGTATCAAGGCTGGGTGAACGTTTCTACCGGGTAGACAGCGCCAGATCACGTGATCTCGGCGGTACCGGGCTTGGCCTTGCCATTGTAAAGCATCTTGTCACCTCCATGGGTGGTACACATAAGATAGAAAGTAAGCAGGGTAAGGGGACGACGGTAACTTTTACTCTGCCTAAAGGGTAG